From Agromyces sp. SYSU T00194, a single genomic window includes:
- the nirD gene encoding nitrite reductase small subunit NirD — translation MTIIDSASTAAPSRPAAPTAWTPVCRRVDLTPLWGEAALVHGRQVALFLLPDGRLFAVSNQDPATGSHVISRGIVGSRGGRPTIASPLHKDVFDLATGECLTNPDLRLPTWRVHEDAEHVISVAPARALVAASHGTSDAAGQRAVAALVDAVRDARPELVIADAFVDVQEPDVPAVVEAVHDDLDVTIVPLLLSAGYHVYHDLADVAEEVAGAAGAPDVAVAAALGPDPRLADVLARRLEEAGLADDDRVVLAAAGSSDARAVDDCHAVGALLAARLEREVTVSFISAADPRVADAVSSVRASAPARVVVASYLLAPGYFATLAAEAGGDLTSAPLLADGDAPPAELVAIVAERFDATSPA, via the coding sequence GTGACGATCATCGACTCGGCCAGCACCGCCGCACCGTCGCGCCCGGCTGCGCCCACGGCCTGGACGCCGGTCTGCCGGCGCGTCGACCTCACCCCGCTCTGGGGCGAGGCCGCCCTGGTCCACGGCCGGCAGGTCGCGCTGTTCCTCCTGCCCGACGGCCGGCTGTTCGCGGTGTCCAACCAGGACCCGGCGACCGGCTCGCACGTCATCTCGCGCGGCATCGTCGGCTCGCGCGGCGGCCGCCCCACCATCGCCTCGCCGCTGCACAAGGACGTCTTCGACCTCGCGACCGGCGAGTGCCTCACGAACCCCGACCTCCGCCTGCCGACCTGGCGCGTGCACGAGGACGCCGAGCACGTGATCTCGGTCGCCCCGGCCCGCGCGCTCGTCGCCGCATCGCACGGCACGTCGGATGCCGCGGGCCAGCGCGCGGTCGCGGCCCTGGTCGACGCCGTGCGCGACGCGCGGCCCGAGCTCGTGATCGCCGACGCATTCGTCGACGTGCAGGAGCCCGACGTGCCGGCCGTGGTCGAGGCGGTGCACGACGACCTCGACGTGACGATCGTTCCGCTGCTGCTCTCGGCGGGCTACCACGTGTACCACGACCTCGCCGACGTGGCGGAGGAGGTGGCCGGCGCCGCCGGCGCCCCCGACGTCGCGGTCGCGGCGGCCCTCGGGCCCGACCCCCGCCTGGCCGACGTGCTCGCGCGCCGCCTCGAGGAGGCGGGCCTCGCCGACGACGACCGGGTCGTGCTGGCCGCCGCCGGCTCGAGCGACGCCCGCGCGGTCGACGACTGCCACGCGGTCGGCGCGCTGCTCGCGGCCCGCCTGGAGCGCGAGGTCACGGTCTCCTTCATCTCGGCCGCGGACCCTCGCGTCGCCGATGCCGTCTCGTCCGTGCGGGCATCCGCCCCCGCCCGCGTCGTCGTCGCGAGCTACCTGCTCGCCCCCGGATACTTCGCCACCCTCGCCGCCGAGGCGGGAGGCGACCTCACCAGCGCGCCGCTCCTCGCGGACGGCGACGCACCGCCCGCCGAGCTCGTCGCGATCGTCGCCGAACGCTTCGACGCCACGAGCCCGGCCTGA
- a CDS encoding helix-turn-helix transcriptional regulator codes for MSPEELAELAYLRRARDLIDREYDRPLDVPSMAAAALMSPAHFSRRFRATYGETPYAYLMTRRIERAMALLRDGATVTDACMAVGATSLGSFSSRFTEIVGETPSAYRRRDHPAEQSMPACVAMFTTRPQRAGPRPAGASAPRSREASAAPADPSTIGEGAATAAGVP; via the coding sequence ATGTCACCGGAGGAGCTCGCCGAGCTCGCGTACCTCCGCCGGGCACGCGACCTCATCGACCGCGAGTACGATCGGCCGCTCGACGTGCCGTCGATGGCGGCGGCCGCGCTCATGTCGCCGGCGCACTTCTCGCGCCGGTTCCGCGCGACCTACGGCGAGACGCCGTACGCGTACCTCATGACGCGCCGCATCGAGCGCGCCATGGCGCTGCTCCGCGACGGCGCCACCGTGACGGACGCCTGCATGGCGGTCGGCGCCACGTCGCTCGGCTCCTTCAGCAGCCGGTTCACCGAGATCGTGGGCGAGACGCCGAGCGCCTACCGTCGGCGCGACCATCCCGCCGAGCAGTCGATGCCCGCGTGCGTGGCGATGTTCACGACCCGGCCGCAGCGGGCGGGGCCACGGCCGGCCGGGGCATCCGCTCCGCGTTCCCGCGAGGCATCCGCCGCCCCCGCCGATCCGAGCACGATCGGAGAAGGCGCCGCGACGGCTGCGGGCGTACCGTGA
- a CDS encoding uroporphyrinogen-III synthase: MTDAPDTADAPSWEDSHGRSRADAPDAAPEPGTAPGFRSDQLDGFRIGVTSDRRSAELVAALERRGASVLHAPTIRMTGARDDAVVVEETRAIIAAQPAVLLATTSYGMRRWFEAADAVGLGEDLLDVLGSARILVRGPKARGAIRAAELDDHGMSERETTASLVDLVLRDDVDGQAIAVQLHGYTDKSQLERLTAAGATVYPVAPYRWRAHEDQARVAKLVDAICTESLDAVTFTSAPAVEALFEAADGLGRLDALLAGFREAVVAAAVGPVTAQPLVEAGILPIAPDRFRMGALIRLVCEHLEQKNVLRLSSEAGPVELRGRLVVVDGERIELSPVGLALFRTLMQAEGRTVSRADLARSTPEPLDDHAVDVALSRLRQALPRPGVVATVIKRGYRISVPV, from the coding sequence ATGACCGACGCACCTGACACGGCCGACGCGCCCAGCTGGGAGGATTCCCACGGTCGGTCTCGGGCGGATGCACCCGACGCAGCGCCCGAGCCCGGCACCGCGCCCGGCTTCCGCTCCGACCAGCTCGACGGGTTCCGCATCGGCGTGACGAGCGACCGCCGGTCGGCCGAGCTCGTGGCGGCCCTCGAGCGTCGCGGGGCATCCGTGCTCCACGCACCGACCATCCGCATGACCGGAGCGCGCGACGACGCCGTCGTCGTGGAGGAGACGCGGGCGATCATCGCCGCGCAGCCGGCCGTGCTGCTCGCGACCACGTCGTACGGCATGCGCCGCTGGTTCGAGGCGGCCGACGCCGTGGGGCTCGGCGAGGACCTGCTCGACGTGCTGGGTTCCGCCCGCATCCTGGTCCGCGGGCCCAAGGCGCGCGGCGCGATCCGCGCGGCGGAACTCGACGACCACGGCATGAGCGAGCGCGAGACGACCGCGTCGCTCGTCGACCTCGTGCTGCGCGACGACGTCGACGGACAGGCGATCGCCGTGCAGCTGCACGGCTACACCGACAAGTCGCAGCTCGAGCGGCTGACCGCGGCGGGCGCGACCGTGTACCCGGTCGCCCCGTACCGCTGGCGGGCCCACGAGGACCAGGCGCGCGTGGCGAAGCTCGTCGACGCGATCTGCACCGAGTCGCTCGACGCGGTGACCTTCACCAGCGCGCCCGCCGTGGAGGCGCTGTTCGAGGCGGCCGACGGACTCGGCCGGCTCGACGCGCTGCTCGCGGGCTTCCGCGAGGCCGTGGTGGCGGCGGCCGTCGGGCCGGTGACCGCGCAGCCGCTCGTCGAGGCGGGCATCCTGCCGATCGCGCCCGACCGGTTCCGCATGGGCGCGCTGATCCGCCTCGTCTGCGAGCACCTCGAGCAGAAGAACGTGCTGCGGCTGTCGAGCGAGGCGGGCCCGGTCGAGCTGCGCGGGCGGCTGGTGGTCGTGGACGGCGAGCGGATCGAGCTGAGTCCCGTGGGCCTCGCGCTGTTCCGCACCCTCATGCAGGCGGAGGGGCGCACCGTCTCGCGCGCCGACCTCGCGCGCTCCACGCCCGAGCCGCTCGACGACCACGCGGTCGACGTCGCGCTCAGCCGCCTGCGCCAGGCGCTGCCCCGCCCCGGTGTCGTGGCGACCGTGATCAAGCGCGGCTACCGCATCTCCGTGCCCGTCTGA
- a CDS encoding molybdopterin oxidoreductase family protein, whose translation MTLTPTDATGGAAPVAMHAPAGARTLPLTVAGRDFPTNRGGLCKKGWTSAELLGADDRVTRPLVKQADGSFAVAAWSEVLDRIADTVRDSRERFGADSVGVFGGGGLTNEKAYQLGKFARIALGTSRIDYNGRFCMSSAAAAGNRAFGLDRGLPFPVEDLDGASTILMLGSNVAATMPPFIGHLQGARGDGGLVVVDPRRSETAKLTDEGQGVHLAPAPGTDLVVLLGLTHIVITEGLADLDYVAARTSGFDAVRRSANAWWPERVQEVTGVPVAQLREVARRLADGRGTYILTGRGVEQHVDGTDTATAAINLALVLGLVGRRGSGYGTLTGQGNGQGGREHGQKSDQLPGYRMITDPAARAHVAGVWGVDPAIIPGPGVPAVALLDELGRPGGIRCLFVHGSNVVVSAPDVDAVRARLAALDLLVVSDFFLSETARLADIVLPVTQWAEEEGTMTSLEGRVIRRRRAIDAPGEARSELWIMRELANRLDSPGTWSTEPAEVFDELARASAGGKADYSGLSHALLDTGIAAHWPFPAGSDGTPHMFLDRFAHPDGLARMVAVSPRVREPLRQRRGELTLVTGRLLEHYQSGAQTRRVPELLGARPHVTAQLHPATASRLGIADGDPLEVANARGLVRARAEVTTGIRIDTVFLPFHFAGEQCANLLTERAVDPVSSMPEFKRTLVTVRRADVPQEVPA comes from the coding sequence ATGACCCTGACGCCGACGGATGCCACGGGCGGCGCCGCTCCCGTCGCGATGCACGCCCCGGCCGGCGCACGCACCCTCCCGCTCACCGTCGCCGGGCGCGACTTCCCCACCAACCGCGGCGGCCTCTGCAAGAAGGGCTGGACCTCCGCCGAACTGCTCGGCGCGGACGACCGGGTCACCCGGCCCCTCGTGAAGCAGGCCGACGGCTCGTTCGCCGTCGCCGCCTGGAGCGAGGTGCTCGACCGCATCGCCGACACCGTGCGCGACAGCCGGGAGCGCTTCGGCGCCGATTCGGTCGGCGTCTTCGGCGGCGGCGGCCTCACCAACGAGAAGGCCTACCAGCTCGGCAAGTTCGCACGCATCGCGCTCGGCACGAGCCGCATCGACTACAACGGCCGGTTCTGCATGTCGTCGGCCGCGGCGGCCGGCAACCGCGCCTTCGGCCTCGACCGCGGGCTGCCGTTCCCGGTCGAGGACCTCGACGGCGCGTCCACCATCCTCATGCTCGGCTCGAACGTCGCGGCGACGATGCCGCCGTTCATCGGCCACCTCCAGGGCGCGCGCGGCGACGGCGGGCTCGTCGTGGTCGACCCGCGCCGCTCCGAGACCGCGAAGCTCACCGACGAGGGCCAGGGCGTGCACCTCGCGCCCGCTCCGGGCACCGACCTCGTCGTGCTGCTCGGGCTGACCCACATCGTCATCACCGAGGGGCTCGCCGACCTCGACTACGTGGCCGCGCGCACCTCCGGGTTCGACGCGGTGCGACGCAGCGCGAACGCCTGGTGGCCCGAGCGCGTGCAGGAGGTCACGGGCGTGCCGGTCGCGCAACTGCGCGAGGTCGCCCGCCGCCTCGCCGACGGCCGGGGCACGTACATCCTCACGGGCCGCGGCGTCGAGCAGCACGTCGACGGCACCGACACCGCGACCGCGGCGATCAACCTCGCGCTCGTGCTGGGCCTCGTCGGCCGCAGGGGCTCCGGCTACGGCACGCTCACCGGCCAGGGCAACGGCCAGGGCGGCCGCGAGCACGGGCAGAAGTCCGACCAGCTCCCCGGGTACCGCATGATCACCGACCCCGCCGCCCGCGCGCACGTCGCCGGCGTGTGGGGCGTCGACCCGGCGATCATCCCGGGCCCGGGCGTGCCCGCCGTCGCGCTGCTCGACGAGCTCGGCCGGCCCGGGGGCATCCGCTGCCTGTTCGTGCACGGGTCGAACGTCGTGGTCTCGGCACCCGACGTCGACGCGGTGCGCGCCCGCCTCGCCGCGCTCGACCTGCTCGTCGTGAGCGACTTCTTCCTGTCGGAGACCGCACGGCTCGCCGACATCGTGCTGCCCGTGACCCAGTGGGCCGAGGAGGAGGGCACGATGACCTCGCTCGAGGGACGGGTCATCCGCCGCAGGCGCGCGATCGACGCCCCGGGCGAGGCGCGCAGCGAGCTCTGGATCATGCGGGAGCTCGCGAACCGGCTCGACTCCCCCGGAACCTGGTCGACCGAGCCCGCCGAGGTCTTCGACGAGCTCGCCCGTGCATCGGCGGGTGGCAAGGCCGACTACTCGGGGCTCTCGCACGCCCTGCTCGACACGGGCATCGCCGCGCACTGGCCGTTCCCAGCCGGCTCCGACGGCACGCCGCACATGTTCCTCGACCGGTTCGCCCACCCCGACGGTCTCGCCCGCATGGTCGCCGTCTCGCCGCGGGTGCGCGAGCCGCTCCGCCAGCGCCGCGGCGAGCTCACCCTCGTCACCGGGCGCCTGCTCGAGCACTACCAGTCGGGCGCCCAGACCCGCCGAGTGCCCGAGCTGCTGGGCGCCCGGCCGCACGTGACCGCCCAGCTGCATCCGGCGACGGCGTCGCGGCTCGGCATCGCCGACGGCGACCCGCTCGAGGTCGCCAATGCCCGCGGCCTCGTGCGGGCGCGTGCGGAGGTCACCACCGGCATCCGCATCGACACCGTCTTCCTCCCGTTCCACTTCGCCGGCGAGCAGTGCGCCAACCTGCTCACCGAGCGCGCGGTCGATCCCGTCTCGTCCATGCCCGAGTTCAAGCGCACGCTCGTCACCGTGAGGCGAGCGGATGTCCCGCAGGAGGTCCCCGCATGA
- the nirB gene encoding nitrite reductase large subunit NirB: MANADPAATRHVVVVGGGPAAHRFTEALGARLDAAAPELRITVLAEEVHRPYDRVALSKRLDDGGVDLTLGDADFWERPGVTLRTGSPVTAIDTDAREVALADGERLAYDELVLATGSSATVPPIENAHAGRVYRTLEDVAALVAEISEFAERRGRPANVAVVGGGLLGLEAAGGAARLGARASVVHSGRWLMSAQLDEGAGQALGRIIHGSGIELHLGQRPSAVLTSPTGTVLGLALPDGSAVNADIVVFSIGITARDELARAAGLDLAPRGGITVDDTCATSAPNVWAIGEVAAIDGRCVGLVAPANTMAEVVADRIWGGEATFPGVDDATKLKLAGVDVASFGDAMARSEGALEVVYADPARGLYQKLVVSDDAKTLLGGMFVGDAEPYTALRPMLGRELGAEPGAYLSAAGAEAPASAELPDDAQVCSCNNVSAGHIRGAIAGEQGEACTDLGSLKACSRAGTQCGSCVPLVKKILETELEKAGIEVSKALCEHIELSRAELFESVRVLGLRTADQVMERFGSGLGCDICKPVIASVLASQTNRYILDDDTGPMQDTNDRALANMQKDGTYSVVPRIPGGEITPAKLKVIAEVAEEFGLYTKITGGQRIDLFGARLDQLPDIWRRLVDAGMESGQAYGKSLRTVKSCVGSTWCRYGVQDSVGMAVFLEERYRGLRSPHKFKLGVSGCARECAEARSKDIGVIATELGWNLYVGGNGGYQPAHAQLLAGDLDDETLVRYIDRYVMYYVRTADRLQRTARWQEDLPGGLDHVREVVCDDSLGIAAELEAAMATHVGTYRDEWAATLADPEKLKRFRPFVNAPDTGDPSVLRVPERGQSRPATPEERRTLIAGTSIPVRRSVTDPDAAEASAVPTIDTVPAPADGAIREGR; the protein is encoded by the coding sequence ATGGCGAACGCAGACCCCGCGGCCACCCGCCACGTCGTCGTCGTGGGCGGCGGGCCGGCCGCCCACCGCTTCACCGAGGCACTCGGCGCTCGGCTCGACGCCGCCGCGCCCGAGCTGCGCATCACCGTGCTCGCGGAGGAGGTGCACCGCCCGTACGACCGCGTCGCGCTCTCCAAGCGCCTCGACGACGGCGGCGTGGACCTCACGCTGGGCGACGCCGACTTCTGGGAGCGGCCCGGCGTGACGCTGCGCACCGGCTCGCCGGTGACGGCGATCGACACGGATGCCCGTGAGGTGGCGCTCGCCGACGGGGAGCGCCTCGCGTACGACGAGCTCGTGCTCGCCACCGGCTCCAGCGCCACCGTGCCGCCGATCGAGAACGCGCACGCGGGCCGGGTCTACCGCACGCTCGAGGACGTGGCCGCCCTGGTCGCCGAGATCTCGGAGTTCGCCGAGCGCCGCGGCCGCCCCGCCAACGTCGCGGTCGTCGGCGGCGGACTGCTGGGGCTCGAGGCCGCGGGCGGCGCCGCCCGGCTCGGCGCCCGCGCGTCGGTCGTGCACTCGGGGCGGTGGCTCATGTCGGCGCAGCTCGACGAGGGCGCCGGTCAGGCGCTCGGCCGCATCATCCACGGGTCGGGCATCGAGCTGCACCTCGGCCAGCGGCCGAGCGCCGTGCTCACCTCGCCCACCGGCACCGTGCTCGGGCTCGCGCTGCCCGACGGCAGCGCCGTGAACGCCGACATCGTGGTCTTCTCCATCGGCATCACCGCGCGCGACGAGCTCGCCCGCGCCGCCGGGCTCGACCTGGCGCCGCGCGGCGGCATCACCGTCGACGACACCTGCGCCACGAGCGCCCCGAACGTGTGGGCGATCGGCGAGGTCGCCGCGATCGACGGCCGCTGCGTCGGCCTGGTCGCCCCCGCGAACACGATGGCGGAGGTCGTCGCCGACCGCATCTGGGGCGGCGAGGCGACCTTCCCGGGCGTCGACGACGCCACCAAGCTGAAGCTCGCCGGCGTCGACGTCGCCAGCTTCGGCGACGCGATGGCCCGCAGCGAGGGCGCCCTCGAGGTCGTCTACGCCGACCCGGCGCGCGGGCTCTACCAGAAGCTCGTCGTGAGCGACGACGCCAAGACCCTGCTCGGCGGCATGTTCGTCGGCGACGCCGAGCCGTACACGGCGCTGCGTCCCATGCTCGGACGCGAGCTCGGGGCGGAGCCGGGCGCGTACCTCTCCGCCGCGGGCGCCGAGGCACCCGCATCCGCAGAGCTCCCCGACGACGCCCAGGTGTGCTCGTGCAACAACGTCAGCGCCGGGCACATCCGCGGGGCGATCGCCGGAGAGCAGGGCGAGGCGTGCACCGACCTCGGCTCGCTCAAGGCCTGCTCGCGCGCCGGCACCCAGTGCGGCTCGTGCGTGCCGCTCGTGAAGAAGATCCTCGAGACCGAGCTCGAGAAGGCGGGCATCGAGGTCTCGAAGGCGCTCTGCGAGCACATCGAGCTGAGCCGCGCCGAGCTGTTCGAGTCGGTGCGCGTGCTGGGCCTGCGCACCGCCGACCAGGTCATGGAGCGCTTCGGCTCGGGCCTCGGCTGCGACATCTGCAAGCCCGTCATCGCCTCGGTGCTCGCCTCCCAGACCAACCGGTACATCCTCGACGACGACACCGGGCCGATGCAGGACACGAACGACCGTGCCCTCGCGAACATGCAGAAGGACGGCACGTACTCGGTCGTCCCGCGCATCCCCGGCGGGGAGATCACCCCGGCCAAGCTCAAGGTCATCGCCGAGGTCGCCGAGGAGTTCGGCCTGTACACGAAGATCACCGGCGGCCAGCGCATCGACCTGTTCGGCGCGCGGCTCGACCAGCTGCCCGACATCTGGCGACGGCTCGTCGACGCGGGCATGGAGTCGGGCCAGGCGTACGGCAAGAGCCTGCGCACGGTGAAGAGCTGCGTCGGCTCGACCTGGTGCCGCTACGGCGTGCAGGACTCGGTCGGCATGGCCGTGTTCCTCGAGGAGCGCTACCGCGGCCTCCGCTCGCCGCACAAGTTCAAGCTCGGCGTCTCGGGCTGCGCGCGCGAGTGCGCCGAGGCCCGCTCGAAGGACATCGGCGTCATCGCCACCGAGCTCGGCTGGAACCTCTACGTCGGCGGCAACGGCGGCTACCAGCCCGCACACGCGCAGCTGCTCGCCGGCGACCTCGACGACGAGACCCTCGTGCGCTACATCGACCGGTACGTCATGTACTACGTGCGCACGGCCGACCGCCTGCAGCGCACCGCGCGCTGGCAGGAGGACCTCCCCGGCGGGCTCGACCACGTGCGCGAGGTCGTCTGCGACGACTCGCTGGGCATCGCCGCCGAGCTCGAGGCGGCCATGGCCACGCACGTCGGCACGTACCGCGACGAGTGGGCGGCGACCCTCGCCGACCCCGAGAAGCTCAAGCGCTTCCGCCCGTTCGTGAACGCCCCCGACACCGGCGACCCGTCGGTGCTGCGGGTGCCCGAGCGGGGCCAGTCGCGCCCCGCGACCCCCGAGGAGCGGCGCACGCTCATCGCCGGCACCTCGATCCCCGTGCGACGCAGTGTGACGGACCCGGATGCCGCCGAGGCATCCGCCGTGCCTACCATCGACACCGTTCCCGCGCCGGCCGACGGCGCCATTCGCGAAGGGCGCTGA
- the cobA gene encoding uroporphyrinogen-III C-methyltransferase, protein MHVELDLAGLTVLVVGRADRTRRARARYAAAGAQVLEVLGAHAAARLAQPLDAAHVDVLAWVDGTDAERAETLAHARAMRLPVLTDAPVEPTPRGHVSLVGGGPGDPELMTLAARRALAEADVVLHDRLGPTDRLGDWAPGAELIDVGKTPGHHAVPQREIERLLVARALEGLRVVRLKGGDPFVFGRGGEEVRACREAGVPVTVVPGVTSAVSVPGAAGIPVTHREVSRAFTVASGHVPFSEEELSHLVGLGGTLVVLMGVGTLPHLVAGLRRHGMAADMPIAIVERGFSPSQRTTVSDLGGVLHRVAEVRPASPAVIVVGEVVRVPETFACEDGRPADTDAIASVIAQLGT, encoded by the coding sequence ATGCACGTCGAACTCGACCTGGCCGGACTCACCGTGCTCGTGGTCGGTCGCGCCGACCGCACCCGCCGTGCGCGGGCCCGCTACGCGGCCGCGGGTGCGCAGGTGCTCGAGGTGCTCGGCGCGCACGCCGCCGCCCGCCTCGCCCAGCCGCTCGACGCGGCCCACGTCGACGTGCTCGCGTGGGTCGACGGCACCGACGCCGAGCGCGCGGAGACCCTCGCGCACGCCCGTGCGATGCGCCTGCCGGTGCTGACCGACGCCCCGGTCGAGCCGACGCCGCGCGGCCACGTGTCGCTCGTCGGCGGCGGCCCGGGCGACCCCGAGCTGATGACCCTCGCCGCGCGTCGCGCGCTCGCCGAGGCCGACGTCGTGCTGCACGACCGCCTCGGCCCGACCGACCGGCTCGGCGACTGGGCGCCCGGCGCCGAGCTCATCGACGTCGGCAAGACGCCCGGCCACCACGCCGTGCCGCAGCGCGAGATCGAGCGGCTGCTCGTCGCGCGTGCGCTCGAGGGGCTGCGCGTCGTGCGCCTGAAGGGCGGCGACCCGTTCGTGTTCGGCCGCGGCGGCGAGGAGGTGCGCGCGTGCCGGGAGGCCGGCGTGCCGGTCACCGTCGTCCCGGGCGTGACCAGTGCCGTCTCGGTGCCGGGCGCCGCGGGCATCCCCGTGACGCACCGCGAGGTGAGCCGCGCGTTCACCGTCGCCTCCGGGCACGTGCCGTTCTCCGAGGAGGAGTTGTCGCACCTCGTCGGCCTCGGCGGCACGCTGGTCGTGCTCATGGGCGTCGGCACGCTGCCGCACCTGGTCGCCGGGCTCCGCCGCCACGGCATGGCCGCCGACATGCCGATCGCCATCGTCGAGCGCGGCTTCAGCCCGTCGCAGCGCACCACGGTCTCCGACCTCGGCGGCGTGTTGCACCGGGTCGCCGAGGTGCGCCCCGCGTCGCCCGCCGTGATCGTGGTCGGCGAGGTCGTGCGAGTCCCCGAAACATTCGCGTGCGAGGATGGGCGCCCTGCGGACACCGATGCCATCGCGAGCGTGATCGCACAGCTCGGCACCTGA
- a CDS encoding MFS transporter — protein sequence MNAPAPGTLAPESDVAPVTEAPAGAALTHRPGRWIDGWNPEDTDQWNATGKPIASRNLRWSIFAEFLGFCVWQLWSIVVVSLPAAGFDFETGQIFWLISMPALVGATLRIPYTFMVPKFGGRNWTIVSAALLLIPAIGLGIAVGNPETPFGVMLAIAALAGFGGGNFASSMANITFFYPQREKGYALGLNAAGGNLGAAVAQLVVPIVITIGAGVTLNLPLAGWIWVPLILVAVAGAYYRMDNISDAKADVKATLAVLREPHLWILSVLYIGTFGSFIGFAGVFPKLIADQFPDFSSFAVGAVSLNLAFMGALVGSLARPYGGKLADRFGGASITIASFAVMALGALAVIWTLPLNNFWLFLGLFLVLFTASGVGNGSTYRIIPTVFALKAGSTDGHNTAGDISSQRKAAAALGIISSIGAYGGFAIPQLLGLSKVNFGEYTTGLGWFVWAYAGMLVLTAVVYVYGARKRGVRI from the coding sequence ATGAACGCACCCGCACCGGGCACGCTCGCACCGGAGAGCGACGTCGCCCCCGTCACCGAGGCGCCCGCGGGCGCAGCGCTCACCCACCGCCCGGGCCGCTGGATCGACGGCTGGAACCCCGAGGACACCGACCAGTGGAACGCGACCGGCAAGCCGATCGCCTCGCGCAACCTGCGCTGGTCGATCTTCGCCGAGTTCCTCGGGTTCTGCGTCTGGCAGCTCTGGTCGATCGTCGTCGTGTCGCTGCCCGCGGCCGGCTTCGACTTCGAGACCGGCCAGATCTTCTGGCTCATCTCGATGCCGGCGCTCGTCGGCGCGACCCTCCGCATCCCGTACACCTTCATGGTGCCGAAGTTCGGCGGCCGCAACTGGACGATCGTGTCGGCGGCCCTGCTGCTGATCCCCGCCATCGGCCTCGGCATCGCCGTCGGCAACCCGGAGACACCGTTCGGCGTGATGCTCGCCATCGCAGCCCTCGCCGGGTTCGGCGGCGGCAACTTCGCCAGCTCGATGGCGAACATCACCTTCTTCTACCCGCAGCGGGAGAAGGGGTACGCGCTCGGCCTCAACGCGGCCGGCGGCAACCTCGGGGCGGCCGTCGCCCAGCTGGTCGTGCCGATCGTCATCACCATCGGCGCGGGCGTCACGCTGAACCTCCCGCTCGCGGGCTGGATCTGGGTGCCGCTCATCCTGGTGGCCGTCGCCGGCGCCTACTACCGCATGGACAACATCTCCGATGCGAAGGCCGACGTGAAGGCGACCCTCGCCGTGCTGCGCGAGCCGCACCTGTGGATCCTCTCGGTGCTCTACATCGGCACCTTCGGCTCGTTCATCGGCTTCGCCGGTGTCTTCCCGAAGCTCATCGCCGACCAGTTCCCCGACTTCTCGAGCTTCGCGGTCGGTGCGGTCTCGCTGAACCTGGCGTTCATGGGCGCGCTCGTCGGCTCGCTCGCCCGCCCCTACGGCGGCAAGCTCGCCGACCGCTTCGGTGGCGCATCGATCACGATCGCCTCGTTCGCGGTCATGGCCCTCGGCGCGCTCGCGGTGATCTGGACCCTCCCGCTGAACAACTTCTGGCTGTTCCTCGGGCTGTTCCTGGTGCTGTTCACCGCGTCGGGCGTCGGCAACGGCTCGACCTACCGCATCATCCCGACGGTGTTCGCCCTCAAGGCGGGCTCGACGGACGGCCACAACACCGCGGGCGACATCAGCTCGCAGCGCAAGGCCGCGGCCGCCCTCGGCATCATCTCGTCGATCGGGGCCTACGGCGGCTTCGCGATCCCGCAGCTGCTCGGCCTGTCGAAGGTCAACTTCGGCGAGTACACGACCGGCCTCGGCTGGTTCGTGTGGGCCTACGCCGGGATGCTCGTGCTGACCGCCGTGGTCTACGTCTACGGCGCCCGCAAGCGCGGCGTCCGCATCTGA
- a CDS encoding VOC family protein, with protein sequence MGIAVKYVDITVNDPVESLSFYRDALGFEVRNDVESGGHHWITLGSPKQPGLEIVLSDPHAGRSRADGDALQMLLTKGVLHGIVLADDDVDAAFERVRASGAEVLQEPMDQGWGPRDCAFRDPSGNTIRIAQAV encoded by the coding sequence ATGGGCATCGCAGTCAAGTACGTGGACATCACCGTGAACGACCCCGTCGAGTCGCTGTCGTTCTACCGCGACGCGCTCGGGTTCGAGGTGCGCAACGACGTCGAGTCGGGCGGCCACCACTGGATCACGCTCGGCTCGCCGAAGCAGCCGGGGCTCGAGATCGTGCTCTCGGACCCCCACGCGGGCCGCTCGCGGGCCGACGGCGACGCGCTCCAGATGCTGCTGACGAAGGGCGTGCTGCACGGCATCGTGCTGGCCGACGACGACGTGGATGCCGCGTTCGAGCGCGTCAGGGCATCGGGCGCCGAGGTGCTGCAGGAGCCGATGGACCAGGGCTGGGGGCCGCGCGACTGCGCGTTCCGCGACCCGTCGGGCAACACCATCCGCATCGCCCAGGCCGTCTGA